The Nymphaea colorata isolate Beijing-Zhang1983 chromosome 5, ASM883128v2, whole genome shotgun sequence DNA segment GAGCAGCAATGGAGTGTCCTTACACACACAGCTCAGGCCAGCAAAGCGATTTGCTCGGCTAGCTGTTTGTGTAAGGAAGagcattttctctctcttgtcgTGCAATTGGATATTTAAGCATCCACTATTAAAAAGGACCATAAAGCATCTTTAAAACCACTTAACTACCGTTGTACCATAATTTAGTGATTGgtttttaagagagagagagagagagagagagatttctacCCAtaacttcaaacttcaaaaagaGGTTGCCTTTTCTGATTTTTCGAGTAAGGGGCTCCTTTCTTATAGAGAATGTCGAAGAAGGAGTCGAAGTGGATACcttgagaaatgaaaagttCAGATCCTTATTGGACAGTTTCTATAGAAAGTGTATCTTATACTCAAAAAATTTGCAAAGAATGGTCCCTTTTCTAAAGTTATAGGCAAAACGTAAGCCTGGAAACGGAAATTTCCCAATCAGCTGACAAggtgttttcatattttcaaattttactcCTTACTTTTCATTcaacttattttactttttttattatgcTTGCGGGACAACGGTCTACCAGACCAGTTTATATGTTATGGCCCCTACCACAGGACGGTGTGTTAGGGACTGGAAAAGACCAAAATGTCTTTACCGCTAAAATGAAAACCCCCTCCCTGATAAGGGCAAAAGTGAAATGGAGGAAACATTCTTtcataaatgacaaaaaatacgCTTTGGATACACCATGGGAACATAGCTTCCCGTGTTAGCGACATAATGCCCTAAGCTTCTAACTGCTAAAAACTAGTCCTAAAAGTGAGGCATGATATCTGAAGATACAAAAATGTAGGGACCTTTTCTAGAAATTATGAGAAAGGTAAGAAAGTTATTTCATTAAAGGCTTGCTTCTTTTGGACTAAATTGACAGAGAATtgcaaagttgaaaaaaaaaaagttaaattttccCACCACTAAatgaaacaaacatcaaaagaagaGGTTGAGAAAAAATTGAGCCAGAGGAGGACAATTTTTCTCACCCACTTTAGtgcaaagaaaatggattcCCTTCTTAACTGATGGAAGAAATGGGCCTTAAATGATTGGTTTTGTACATTTGGTCATTGAAGTAGAAACCAAGCACGACTCAGGTTAGCCCTGGGATTTGATAAGTCACATTTCATTCATAGTTGGATTGActtcaaaatagttttttctttgattagatttagtttaagTCTGAACTAAGATCAGCTCAAAACgtaatttttacatataaaatgtaTGATTTCTGCTATTTTGTCCAATTTGTTTTTGGGCACTTTTTCTTTGGATTCAGTAATATCACAAACTGCGGGAATTGAATTTGTTCTGGATTATCGGATCTTTTTGAATTCAGATTAGTTGTATTTCATGTTCAGTAAGATCCAGTGTGACATGTGTAACCGTCATATGCATTGTATATTAAATCAAAATCCCATGGTTAACTCTAACCTTTTGTGGATTGGTAGGCTGCCAATGACTTTATTAGCTCCATATCTGGAAAGAAGCCTGAGAACTTCAAGATTATTGTTTCATCACACAACTATCAAAGTACTCCTTCTGTTGAGGAACTCACAGATCTAGCTGCAAAACTACATGCAACTGGAGCGGACATAGTGAAGATTGCCACAACAGCTGTAGATATTACAGATGTAGCTCGAGTTTTTCGAGTAATCGTAAACTGCCAGGTAACTTGAATATCTTATTTTGGTCTTTATTTCAGAAACTGCAACAATCTTCATCCCTAAAACGAAGAAAGTCTTTTCAGATTGCAAGTAAATAAGAaagttttatttaaatgttaatCCATTTATATTCATGGAGAGAGGCTGATGTGACCCAAATTGGCATCATAGCAGCCAGtatatgtcacatgggtgtgggtatgAGTACAGATATGGGTGCGGACACAAGTGCATAACAGCTTCAAAATTTGGGTGCATGGATACAGCCATGTGTataggtgtgtgtgtgtttgtgtgtctgcctatacatacatacatacatacatatatatatatatatatatatatatatatatatatatatatcaaacacatattcattatttataataagaaaacataGATTACTAAACAAAAGATATCAAAATTGTACAAAAAGGTTCAAAGGATGAGTCTGCCATGTCCTGTATCCACACCTCCAGTCATGATAATAGGGGTGAagtatccatgtgacatagttaaGGGTCCTTGCATCGGCTCCTGCATCATTGCAGCGAATAATTGTCCTGTATAGGCTAATAGGTACCAATATTGATAACACTATGCTTGCATTATCAGATCAtgccttgaaaatttttcaactaACAAACATGACGTACTGTTCTTTTCCAGGTTCCAGTTATTGGATGGGTCATGGGAGAGAGGGGACTGATTTCTAGATTGTTGAGCCCCAAATATGGTGGGTACCTTACTTATGGGGCCCTTGAATCTAGCAAGCAATCTGCGCCTTGGGAACCCACATTAAGAGATTTGCTAGATTTGTACAACATAAGGCAGGTTACGCCTGACACTAAAGTCTTTGGTGTTATTGGAAAGCCTATTGGACATAGTAAAGGGCCAACTATGTACAATGCAACATTCAAGCATGTTGGATATAATGGCATCTATGTGCATCTATTGGTGGATGACCTTGCTCGCTTCCTTGACACATATGCTTCACCAGACTTTCCTGCTTTCAGGTACAGCTTTCTGATGATATATTGGAATATTCTTCTCGCCTgaatcttttgatttttaggTGGAAGACAGTGTGGCCATTGCAGAACATGACAATTAGTAGACTTGCCAAATGAATTCTCTGATAACTCTGTCTAGTTCTCGAGCTCCCTATAGTGTAGGGGGCTAGTTGTTAAACTTAAAAGTGCTAGACGAAGCCTAAGCAGTGAGCTAAACTTAGAGCCTAGCCAGGACTTATCATATTAAGcgatataaaagaaaaattatccAACAAAATGCAATATtacttttttaaattaacaGCAAAACTGAAACATTTCTCAAACCtataattttcaatttatagcaacaaaatattaaaatgcaCAATAGCAGTCCACTCACATTCAACATTTCGTAACATGACAATAAGCAAAATTAAGTGTTCAAAAGAGCAAATGTAACGAAGTTTAAcaattgaaatttaaatgtCAGATAGCATAAAAAGAGAGAGTCCATAATTTAAAACACTTCTTTGGAATGTCACAGagcatgcaaaatttttaatttcctAATGCAAACTATTAAATCTCTGTCTAATTTCTAGACTTTAAAAGCCTAAAGGCCCTAAACTAAAGCCTAAAATTACTAATCTTTGTTTCCTGAAAAAGTAAgaagtgaaaaaacaaatccGCAACATCCGTGTTAGCACTGCCTCTCATAAAAGATAAAACTGTTTTCCATTGTAATTCTAATacaacaaaaagtaaaatatatatatatatagataatgctttttcctttttactaaTGTGTGTATGTGTAAAGCAGTTAAAAACCtaaaacaacatacatacaCGTATACATCCTTAAGCAAATGTACTTATAATTTGAGCACTTGCAATGTAAAAAAGAATGAGGAACAGAAAATCAACATTaaagccaaagaagaaaaaaaaaaggtatgcagttgacaaaaggaaaagaagaaaaagaaaaaaaaatctgcttcAAAGAGCagtggaaaggaaaaagaaaagaactctAGGCTGTTGAGTGAAAGGTGCCCTAGGTGACAGCCTAGTCCTTCCAAATGGCAAGTCAAATAAGAACAGCCAGACTAAGCAACCAGTCAAGCCTATGAAACTAGGCAAGCCTGGGCGCATGCCTGGTGCATTTTTTAACAACATAGATTGCAGGAAATGCTAATAAGTAATAAGCAAATTGCCCAAATGAATTCTATGAGAACTGCGTTTAGTTTTCTAACATTAAAAGTTTATTGGTGATTCAGTGGACATAAAAGCACCACGCAGGAGgtttatgttgttttttctttttctcagaATTTGGTATTGGTGGTAATGTTGTTCTAAGCACATTTTGAGTGGAGCACACCATCCTAAACATGgtttcctttgtttcttttttcagttctCTCTAAATCAAAATGATGATTGTCATTCTTTATGTAAccgatctttttctttttcttttttacttacTAACCTGATTGTAATTTGTTATGCAGTTGTGGTATCCCTCACAAGGAGGCTGCAGTAGTATGCTGTGATGAAGTTGACCCAATTGCAAGGGTACTACTGCAATACATAGAATCAATTTTAGTCTATATACCTAAGAAACAGAAGACACTATTGACCTTATTATGTTTCTCTTTCAGTGGCCATATTATGCTGCAATTCCCTGCAGCCTTTTTCTAAGTTGCATAACCGCACAactgccttttcttttctttttcttttttttttcctcggaATTCCATTAGAGCATTGGAGCTGTGAATACTATTGTCAGCCAGCCATTTGGTCAAAAGTTGATGGGATATAACACTGACTACTATGCTGCCATATCTGCCATTGAAGATGCACTTAGAGGTCTGTATCAGGATTATCATCTAACATCTGCAAAAGGATGACATGTTTTCTTGATTGATGTAATCACTCTACACAACAGGTACGACTACTAGCAGCAATACAGCCAATTCACCTCTTGAAGGTAAACTGTTCGTTGTCATTGGTGCTGGTGGGGCTGGGAAAGCACTTGCTTATGGTGCAAAAGTAAAAGGAGCAAGAGTTGTCATAGCCAATAGGACCTTTGgtaaatttttctcttttacaccTCAAGGCTTCCCATATGTGTGCATTATAAGACAAATCTGAACCACTTGAAGAGTATTCAAGCTTTTTCTGTGAATATGTGGTAAATGTCTTGAACAAAATTTAGGACTCTTAGAAACTATAGTTTAAAGTTCttggatttttatttatttatttatttttgtgtgtgttgggggggggggggggggggggtggggggtggtTGTTCTCGATTTCTTTGAGACTAGAACAATCACTACCATAATCTTCTCTGTTTGATGCAAGAACGAGCTAAAGACCTTGCTGAGTTAGTTGGTGGTGCTGCTTTAACTTATGCTGAACTGGCGAACTTCCACCCAGAGAAAGGCATGATCCTTGCAAATGCTACTTCTGTTGGAATGCAGCCACAGATAGAGGAGACACCAATACCAAAGGTTTGCTATATCTAATGCCTAATGGATATATATGCGGCATTGGAACTTTATTTTTTAGTGTACATGTAGATAGCTTGTGCCCGACTTCTTTTTATCCAACTGCTTCAATTTGGTTGTAAGTTACGTCTATGAACTATAATTATATGAATTATGATGCTAATGCCTATGAAGGTCCATTCTTGGAATCATGGATTTGTCCTTCTCTTTGACTTCCAACAACTGAAGCCTGACACCTATATATTTGGATGCATTGCAGCATGCTTTGAGATATTATGCTATTGTTTTTGATGCCGTCTACACCCCCAAAGTTACAAGACTAATGCAAGAAGCAGAGGCCTCAGGAGCTATCCCAGTTAGTGGTGTGGAAATGTTCATTAGACAGGCGAAGGGACAATTTCAACACTTCACTGGCCTACCTGGTAATGGGTGGTGtccattttcagcttctacttttttattgttgttcatcTGTTTTTTGGGCCTAAATCATAAAGTTGATGAATTTCAAATGTGTTGCTGCAGCACCTGAGGAAGTAATGCGTGAGGCAGTTCTAAATAAGATCTAGAAGTTGAGACTATACTTCCATATCGGACAATAAAATCAATCTCTTCTTTAACAGCATATATTTCTGGCTTTATGCAATTTTTTATCTAGCAACCATCCAAAAGCTGGGTTTAGTACTTCTCCTATGATTATGAACTGTCTGATGGATTTAGGTGAGAGCACAAAAGCAGAAAGAAGGCATACAATGTCAACCAATAGAGCCAGCTAGGTAAGTTCTTTCCATTTTCCAATGTGAATTGTTCTGCACAGTCCTCAGAAAGGATAATGTATACAGAGCCAGCTACATAGgtattttccattttctaatgtGAACTGATCTACACAAACCCCTGTAAGCTCGCCACACTGAAACCATGACTGCCTTTTTCTCATGTCTATTTCTCATTTTGAACAATTTCACTGTTGAAATGCAACTATGATTTGGTTGCCAAAATCTGAAAAAGGAAACTTCTCAAATGGTTTAGTGCATGTAGCATCAATGCATTATTTATTCATAGGAACAGTGATAACACATGATTTTGAGGCCCCACCCAATTGAGCCCCAAGGCATCTGAAATGTGTACCATGTGTGTATCACCAGAGCCACCCACTTAGCTATGAAAGCCAAATTCTCATGCCTTGCTATTATATGGCAGAATACACAATGATGGTATTATCCTTGGTGGTCATTTCTCATTTCTTTATCAGCTGACTATCTTATTCATGATGCATCTTAAGCATCTAAGTCAGAAGGgtatttgaaaatcattttccagCTTTCTTTGCTTTCATCATAAATCCTGGTTAGtttggcatctctctctctctctctatctatctatctatctatctctgTGCACACATATAACTTTGTGACTTGCATAGGTTAGaataaattgaagaagaaaagaacagagTCAAACCAGTGCCacataaaatgtgttttatttgaaaaaacgaaaaaaaaaaaaaacaagtcagcaaaaaaaggaagaaaatatgtttttttaagcgaaaaaacaaaaaaaaagtgctttatttgtgttttcttgtttttttcattttttcccctttttggtgttttttttatcttcacatttttttagttaccagatttatattttcccattttattttagttttttaacttttgtaaaatttgtcaagattttcCCTAGAAAAAAAGCTTTGtcatattatacctgagaaaaacttcATTGTTTTATacccaaaaatgatatttgagaaaatgagtCAAACACATCAGTTTATCTGATGAGCAAACAAAACAGCAACTTATATCAACACTAACCTGACATCAGATAGGAGTAGGTCTGATCAAGTAGCAATTAAGGGAAAAGAATATAATAAGAATCAAAGAAGCAACAAGCAGACAAAACAGCAACCTGAATTCATAACAACCAGGAGCACTGATTTTGAGTAGATCCGGTTGCATAGTAAATTAGTAATCAAGGTAATGGAGCAGAAGTAGAGGAAGAATGAGAGTAGAAGAAGcaaggaagaggagaagaaagaaaagagaaagaatatcatTACCTTCTTTAGGGGATCACGATATAATACCAcaatttgaaggaaaaaataaaaagaatgggCAGTCCATGTAAGAAGACCCCTGCTCTTGTGCAAATAGACCTTAAGAAACTACTTATCCACTGGGGATTTTAAAgtcctttcttttcaaatttgtagTTCATGTAAGAGGCCCCTTACTCTTGCATATGAATTGTGGTTTCTGAGCTTATTCTCTCAACAACCTTTGCACAGGATTtgtgttttattcttttctcttactTTATTCTAACTTGGAGTACACTAAAACCATATACAAATATAACAGTTTAACAGGATATGTGCTTGACAGATGAGAAAACATCATCTATGGCATTCTGAAGTGAAttcagaaaaatatcaaaatatggcAACAATAAAATATTAAAGCTTTCTTGACAAATAAAGCACCAAACCCACCATGTGAACTATGAGAGATCAATATAGTGCCAAATTTTAAAACGTACACCATAACAATAAGAAGAGAGTCTCTAGATCAAACAGATAATATTGGTCAAATAAGAGACATACTACCTTTTATAGGTGGGGATGATGCAGTCCAAAAGCTTGTAGAATCCTAAATTTTAGTCAGGATATTGCGCATCAGATTCTCAGGTGCTGCAATGTATAAAATGAGACagatcaaacttttgaaaataagcattcAAATCCAcaattttaagtaaaaaaactaAACCTATACCAGGTAAACCAGTGAAGTGTTTGAACTGTCCCCTTGCCTGTCTAACGAACATCTCCATGCCACTAACTGGAACAGCTCCTGATTCCTCTGCTTCACGCAGTAATCTGGTGTTTCTGGGAGTATATACCGCATCAAAAACAAGAGCATAGTATCTCAGAGCATGCTGGCAATGCACCCATACATACATGTCAGTTTCCACTTTTCCAAGGAACAAAACTATGCTTAAGCACGGACAGAATGGAATATCATCAAGTATTGGAATGTACCTTATGATATATAAGGTATATATCATAACTATAGGGAAGCAAATACAGTATGCCCTGAAACAAGTTTCAGGGTTCTGATAATACAGCATCTTGTACAACATATGATGCACCTTGTTTTTTTATCTTACAATATGATGCAGGATCTTCATGTATATTATGTTATATCTTCAAAACACAAAAAGATGACAAAGAAACTTGAATTTACATAAATTCCTTAAAGATGAATATCTATTGTCTCAAGAGCTATTCTTAAAgtgaaaaaagtaaaacttaAAGCTGATGTCATGCACGAAAATTGGgcatttatgaaagaaaagaaaaggttgatGTTTTACACGATTTAagttgttcatacttcatagtttcAACTTTCGAGGAGTAAGTTTACACACTAAAGATTATTGATTTCATGTCCATTTAAGGATTAAGAGTAATTTTAGTTGTTAATTTTAGTTATTTCTGATGAAGATGTGTATGCTGCTTGtattatatacattttattattGTACATTCAATGTTTTTAAGCAATTTTCCATTTGAATGTGAAATTGTAGTTTAATCTTGAAGTTAATGGAATTTTCTAATCTAATATGTCTTTTCCAGAACtctttgtggatttttttttatttatacatGTTTCTTTAACAAAATTTGCAAGTTTTACAGTCTATGTCATAGTACATACCTTATCTTGGACTCGACCAATATGTGTTATGATACACATTTTACGACACTGAGTATCATAGTCCATAACAATGTGTCATGCGCTTAAGAATTCAGAATGGTTCTTGAAAGGTTCATTATAGCTATGACCAAGACATGGACATGCATGGAAAAAAGAATATTCATATATTACAGTGTGCCTACTGATCTATTGAACATGCCAAACCTTAGGTATTGGCGTCTCCTGTATATTTGGCTGCATTCCAACTGGAGTAGCATTTGCAAGGATCATGCCCTCTTCTGGATGAAAATCCTCCAGTTCAGCCATGGTTATGTTATCAGCACCAACTGAACTGGCAAAATTTTTTGCTCGAtctcataaaagaaaaaaaattacgatCAGTCTAGTGAAAGACAGataggaaagaaacaaaaggaacaGCCAGCAAATAACCAATATGGAGCAAAAACCAACACCCTAGACATCAAGCTCTCGGTGGCCTCTTGAGTGCCTTGAGTTGACCTGCCTAGCCAATATGTGGAACTAGATATTGTGGCAAAATTGATTTGTCAAGAAATCAACTTATACTACAAACAACAAATCATATGCTTTTCAACTAATTCAGCTTGTAAATCTGTTAAATGCATGTAGGCAAACTTTTAGTATGTTCCACCAGTTAGGCCAAAAAAGATCTTTTACCAGAAATTAGATCGGTTATGACAACTCTTGCTCCTTTTACTTTGGCACCATAAGCAAGTGCTTTACCAGCCCCTCCAGCTCCAATAACAACAAGTAGTTTACCCTCAAGAGGTGAGTTGACTATGTTGCACTTAGCAGTTGAACCTGCCATCCAGAATGGAATATTCAAcataaaccaacaaaaatggCTATACTTTCCTAGGtgatattcttttctttataaacGACAGTTTATAATCAACATGAAAACCTCTAAGTCCATCTTCAATGGCAGATATGGCAGCATAATAATCTGTATTGTATCCGATCAACTTTCCGTCTCTCGGTCGCCTGACAATTGTGTTCACAGCTCCAATGCACTGGAAATTCCAAAAGTATACATATCAAACTGATTAGAAGTAATTGGTTGGGATATCATCATCTGCTATCAGATCCAGATCCGATTAGTTGGATCCTCTAAGGAAATTCAAATTAGATTAGCAAACTGAACTtgaatttttaacttttttatgtttttcttacTGAACGTAATGGATATTCAATTCTAACAGATATCCAAGTCCAGTTTCAAGTGAAAATATAGCCTCATATTTGGCATATTCAGATTAAATTCAAGATGAATTGGTAATCTTTGACAAGTCAGATGTGGTAATTTCTGCATCCTATCTGAGCTCGATCTGTTCACATTCCTAATGCTGATGCAGTTATCAAACTTCACAAAGGACAGCTTGCAACATGTTGCTTTAATGCTATTGGTTTCTTAACAAAATTTGGTTGACAAGACTATTGCCAATAGTACCTTTGCAACTGGTTCAACTTCATCACAGCATAGAACTGCAGCTTCTTTATGAGGGATGCCGCAACTGCATGTTATACAAGAAGGACACATTAGTAcctaagagaagaaaaagatcaGCCTCATGAGACTCCACAAACTTTGAGTTGAACGAGAAAATaagtgattttttgttttacagAAATTCGTGGAAAAAATTGTGAATGCAGGGTTTGACGTTTTGTACAGTCAGTTTGAGGttttttttctacattaaatctattttaggaatttttcttttcttttctttcattttctgaaaaCAATAAGAAACCATTTAATTGATGTGTTAGGTGTTTCTTGTTATACGTGACCTTTTTTTAGATTGGTTTCCCATTAGTGGCCCTTGCCGGATACTAAAAAtacttttggaaaaatatataacattagaaaaggaaaaccctTAAGCAATGTTATCAAAGGCGTAGCATATcacgtatcggtcgggccgacctatacgccgtattgttacgtatcgtaacgtatcgtaacgtatcgtaaaattaattttttaatttttaaaaaatattagaaattcataaaaatagaaaaaatcataaaaaatccaaaaaaatcagaaaaaacaagcaaaaatcagaaaaaataaagaaaaatgtatttaaaggaacattcatgtaaatgaagtatgaagtatgaacaacacattccaaaataagaaattagacattcaaaataacataataagcagccGAAGATaattcgattacatcacaattcataagttcaaaagtcaaaacatatagtgtTTAGACTATATgtagtgtttagaaacaagaaaagagagagagaggagcgtaggtTTTAAAAGAACACGCAAAAAACGGCCCCTTTTTAATTTTACTCTTGTATcctacgatacgggggtgtatcgcacgtGTCGTGcgatacggcccccgtatctcacaatacgggcgatacgcgtatgatacgcacgcgtatcgcgTATCGAACGCGTATCATAtaggtttcttcgacctatacgatacgtatcgatacagataacattgccCTTAAGAATCTTTTCAAATGGCAGTGTTTTGTAAAGATATCAAAGAAAGATAGAAGATCCAAAGAGTTAACCAAATTGGCAGGCACTTCTATTGTTGTTTGTAAAAGGAGGAACTTAAATTGTTGCAAATTTAGGGAGGAAAAAATTACTCCATGTGCTACCAGAGAATCATACCTGAAAGCTGGGAAGTCTGGTGCAGCAAATGTATTGAGAAAGACTGCGAGGTCATCCACCAACAGGTGCACGTATATTCCATTATATCCAACATGCTTGAATGTTGTATTGTACACAATCGGCCCTTTACTATGTCCTATTGGATTCCCAATAACACCGAATACCTGAGTATCAGGCCCAACCCATCTTATATTGTACAAATCCAGTAAATCTCTTAACGTGGGTTCCCAAGGAGCAGATTGTTTGTTAGCTTCAAGAATGCCATAAGTAAAGTATCCTCCAAACTTGGGGCAAAGCAATCGAGAAATTAGTCCCTTCTCTCCCATGACATATCCAATAACTGGAATCTGAAGAACAAGCTGCATGATGCTgttaatatgaaaaattttaatgcaTTACATCAACATGCAAGCTTCATGAGCATATGTCAAGAAAGATTCttttaaaaagctaaaattaCTGACATATAAGAGCTCCCCATTAccaataaaaaacatgattatTTCCAGTTTATACTCATGATGTATTTCCGAAGATCAAGATATTTGTGAGTTTATCCTCGTCATGTTCGTGCTATAATATTCAGagtcttctttccttttcaatcttTGGTTCATGTATTAGCTCTCATGCGCTGTTTCATATAGAGATGTCCATTGATGCATCCTGCAGTTGTCTTTTAATCTACAACCCAGAAAATGAGTACCTATCTTATGTTtttctaaagaaagaaaagtcatgATAATCGAATGTttcatgagttaatttctctttaTCCTGTCCTCTTCATCCAtccatgcacacacacacacacacacacacacacacagggagAGAGtcagagagtgagagagaaagagatgtcCGTCCACCATTCTATGAAGTAGACCCTCTCACAAGGTTTTTCTTTGGAAAGCTAAATCTCCTTTGCCTACAAATACATTTATTGTTGAAGAATTATCAACGATTCATTAATAACGGAGAAGTTATATCATCTCTATTTTCCTACTAGGCCATTGGCACATATCTGATCAAATTGCCAAGAAAGTGAAGtgcatatacatgcacatgcacatgcaaatacacaaatatatatggGCAATTGTAGAACTGAATAATCTTCACTTGGTCCCTCTTCATGACCTTAACGGTTTAACTGAGTCCATAAACAAGCCAAAATTTTATGCTTGAATGAAACTAGGATAATTTTGTAAAGAAAGAAACGCTGCCAGTCAATTTCTAAATCACGATCTTTTCCAATTTAACTTGACTGTGCAAAACTTACTATAAAATGCCAGAACATGAAAATGTATATTAGCAATTCCAATTTAATTTGAAGCTAGACTCTTATGTGTGGAGGCAAGGGTTATATGTTTGTATTATAGTtcacaaaaaattcaaaccaGGCAATCCACCATCACATTTCATCAAGTATTCAGACCAGTGAAACAAGTACTTACTTGACAATGCATCATCGCTTGAAATATGTGTGCTACATCTTTAATGTCTATAGCTGTTGTAGCAATTTTCACTATATCTGCTCCAGTTGCAACTAACCTTGCAATTAGAACCCTGAGGTCCTCAAATGAAGGAGTACTTTGGTAGTTATGTGATGAAACAATGACCTTCAAGTTCTCAGGCTTCTTTCCAGATACAGAACTTATGAAGTCATTAGcagcctgaaaaaaaaaatacagagaCAGCTAATTGAGAATATCAATTCCTTAACAGAATATCTCACCAAGATATATTCCAACAAgttaaagagaaagaaatatgcAAAAGAAGCACTTCTTTACTGATATTTGGTATCCAAGTGCAACATCCCCCAATCCGTGTACATCCGACCATGAGTTTGCACCAGAGAACTAACTGTATAGTTAGGTCAATATTTGTTCAGGGTCGAACATAATTGCATTGGATCAGATAATAACCTACATGTTCATGTTCCTTGATATGCCAACT contains these protein-coding regions:
- the LOC116254486 gene encoding bifunctional 3-dehydroquinate dehydratase/shikimate dehydrogenase, chloroplastic-like, whose product is MAEKATLLCAPLSASSVEKMLHQIDEAVAAGADLVEIRLDHLRNFQPHQDLEVLLKGRKLPVLVTYRPKWEGGNYEGNEHERLKALRLAMDLGVDYVDVELQAANDFISSISGKKPENFKIIVSSHNYQSTPSVEELTDLAAKLHATGADIVKIATTAVDITDVARVFRVIVNCQVPVIGWVMGERGLISRLLSPKYGGYLTYGALESSKQSAPWEPTLRDLLDLYNIRQVTPDTKVFGVIGKPIGHSKGPTMYNATFKHVGYNGIYVHLLVDDLARFLDTYASPDFPAFSCGIPHKEAAVVCCDEVDPIARSIGAVNTIVSQPFGQKLMGYNTDYYAAISAIEDALRGTTTSSNTANSPLEGKLFVVIGAGGAGKALAYGAKVKGARVVIANRTFERAKDLAELVGGAALTYAELANFHPEKGMILANATSVGMQPQIEETPIPKHALRYYAIVFDAVYTPKVTRLMQEAEASGAIPVSGVEMFIRQAKGQFQHFTGLPAPEEVMREAVLNKI
- the LOC116254487 gene encoding bifunctional 3-dehydroquinate dehydratase/shikimate dehydrogenase, chloroplastic-like isoform X2; this encodes MARNATLLCVPLHASSVEQTLYQIDKAKAGGADLVEIRLDLLENFQPHQDLEILLKDKKLPVLVTYRPKWEGGHFEGSEYERLETLRLAMNFGADYVDVELEAANDFISSVSGKKPENLKVIVSSHNYQSTPSFEDLRVLIARLVATGADIVKIATTAIDIKDVAHIFQAMMHCQIPVIGYVMGEKGLISRLLCPKFGGYFTYGILEANKQSAPWEPTLRDLLDLYNIRWVGPDTQVFGVIGNPIGHSKGPIVYNTTFKHVGYNGIYVHLLVDDLAVFLNTFAAPDFPAFSCGIPHKEAAVLCCDEVEPVAKCIGAVNTIVRRPRDGKLIGYNTDYYAAISAIEDGLRGSTAKCNIVNSPLEGKLLVVIGAGGAGKALAYGAKVKGARVVITDLISDRAKNFASSVGADNITMAELEDFHPEEGMILANATPVGMQPNIQETPIPKHALRYYALVFDAVYTPRNTRLLREAEESGAVPVSGMEMFVRQARGQFKHFTGLPAPENLMRNILTKI
- the LOC116254487 gene encoding bifunctional 3-dehydroquinate dehydratase/shikimate dehydrogenase, chloroplastic-like isoform X1: MARNATLLCVPLHASSVEQTLYQIDKAKAGGADLVEIRLDLLENFQPHQDLEILLKDKKLPVLVTYRPKWEGGHFEGSEYERLETLRLAMNFGADYVDVELEAANDFISSVSGKKPENLKVIVSSHNYQSTPSFEDLRVLIARLVATGADIVKIATTAIDIKDVAHIFQAMMHCQLVLQIPVIGYVMGEKGLISRLLCPKFGGYFTYGILEANKQSAPWEPTLRDLLDLYNIRWVGPDTQVFGVIGNPIGHSKGPIVYNTTFKHVGYNGIYVHLLVDDLAVFLNTFAAPDFPAFSCGIPHKEAAVLCCDEVEPVAKCIGAVNTIVRRPRDGKLIGYNTDYYAAISAIEDGLRGSTAKCNIVNSPLEGKLLVVIGAGGAGKALAYGAKVKGARVVITDLISDRAKNFASSVGADNITMAELEDFHPEEGMILANATPVGMQPNIQETPIPKHALRYYALVFDAVYTPRNTRLLREAEESGAVPVSGMEMFVRQARGQFKHFTGLPAPENLMRNILTKI